A section of the Flavobacterium sp. CG_23.5 genome encodes:
- a CDS encoding T9SS type A sorting domain-containing protein has product MKKNTIFKFFDFLYNKIMSCFLTKNSTSKLNFKKFNKRPTVNYLSRLEQFQWRQWVATSLLLIVFLLSNTTIQAQGSIKGFVPVLAPKSGSGVDGDAYAHMPAGYENVGDLFDAQHPDINGHGVINPFTGELLYPGQSFFLQDRYENDLTIFTSSNKINDNPNTYTWGPGNSPNKNEIQNAGAHFSYGDPNLPGGVATDLWCLFAGDRQVTNGSSYIDFEFLQKSMTITGATMASNGSITGGSGGFTSLGTDGGRTLGDILITIEFTNGGGDANAVIRVWSAKAGGGFEYVIHPNSEFLGKIFITNNDTVTHVPFDVYGSDPNGTGVGGDYAPNQWAEGAINLTQVFKNAFKDPCFSISTVFIRTRSSGSSQQSELKDFPGAPIQFTVDGRPKGVAVATNPACNGGFGSIDLTVTGGTAGFTYSWTGPNNFTASTQDISNVLAGTYQWQITDSKGCKSSGSVVVSQPPAIVVSSAVLVSPKCNGGTDGSITITATGGTGTLMYSANNGTTYQASNIFSGLTAGTYLWAVKDANNCVLKGSVTITQPTAIAVSAVLVSPKCNGGTDGSITITASGGTGTLMYSANDGSTYQASNVFSGLTAGTYLWAVKDANNCVLKGSVTITQPTAIAVSAVLVSPKCNGGTDGSITITATGGTGTLMYSANDGSTYQASNVFSGLTAGTYLWAVKDANNCVLKGSVTITQPTAIAVSAVLVSPKCNGGTDGSITITATGGTGTLMYSANDGSTYQASNVFSGLTAGTYQWAVKDANNCVLKGSVTITQPTAIAVSAVLVSPKCNGGTDGSITITATGGTGTLMYSANDGSTYQASNVFSGLTAGTYLWAVKDANNCVLKGSVTITQPTAIAVSAVLVSPKCNGGTDGSITITATGGTGTLMYSANDGSTYQASNVFSGLTAGTYLWAVKDANNCVLKGSVTITQPTAIAVSAVLVSPKCNGGTDGSITITATGGTGTLMYSANDGSTYQASNVFSGLTAGTYLWAVKDANNCVLKGSVTITQPTAIAVSAVLVSPKCNGGTDGSITITASGGTGTLMYSANDGSTYQASNVFSGLTAGTYLWAVKDANNCVLKGSVTITQPTAIAVSAVLVSPKCNGGTDGSITITATGGTGTLMYSANDGSTYQASNVFSGLTAGTYLWAVKDANNCVLKGSVTITQPTAIAVSAVLVSPKCNGGTDGSITITATGGTGTLMYSANDGSTYQASNVFSGLTAGTYLWAVKDANNCVLKGSVTITQPTAIAVSAVLVSPKCNGGTDGSITITATGGTGTLMYSANDGTTYQASNVFSGLTAGTYLWAVKDANNCVLKGSVTITQPTILVATDGHSDVKCNGGTDGSVTVTFSGGTSPYMVNFNGAGYLAQTSPKSYTGLTAGTYTWIVKDANGCIMQGSETIAQPTILVATDGHSDVKCNGGTDGSVTVTFSGGTAPYMVNFNGAGFVAQTSPKSYTGLTAGTYTWIVKDAYGCEQSGSETIAQPTILVATDAHTDVKCNGGTDGSVTVTFSGGTAPYMVNFNGAGYLAQTSPKAYTGLTAGTYTWIVKDANGCTMQGSETIAQPTILVATDAHSDVKCNGGTDGSVTVTFSGGTSPYMVNFNGAGYLAQTSPKSYTGLTAGTYTWIVKDANGCIMQGSETISQPTILVATDGHSDVKCNGGTDGSVTVTFSGGTSPYMVNFNGAGYLAQTSPKSYTGLTAGTYTWIVKDANGCIMEGSETIAQPTILVATDGHSDVKCNGGTDGSVTVTFSGGTSPYMVNFNGAGYLAQTSPKSYTGLTAGTYTWVVKDANGCIMEGSETIAQPTILVATDGHSDVKCNGGTDGSVTVTFSGGTSPYMVNFNGAGYLAQTSPKSYTGLTAGTYTWIVKDANGCIMEGSETIAQPTILVATDGHSDVKCNGGTDGSVTVTFSGGTSPYMVNFNGAGYLAQTSPKSYTGLTAGTYTWIVKDANGCIMEGSETIAQPTILVATDGHSDVKCNGGTDGSVTVTFSGGTSPYMVNFNGAGYLAQTSPKSYTGLTAGTYTWIVKDANGCIMQGSETIAQPALLVANVTPINPKCCYDPDGSITISATGGTGTLMYSINNGTSYQTSNVFSGLLAGTYNWVVKDANNCILRGTVTLTNPPLIVATSILVNPKCNGGTDGSITIIASGGTGTLTYSIDQGLTYQSSNVFTGLAAGEYKWRVKDANGCLLKGTFILTTPPAVTVTATLVNPKCNGGTDGSITVNATGGTAPLMYSLNDGATYQSSNVFTALAAGQYQWAVKENNGCISRGTVNLINPVMIVASATPTNPKCNGGADGSFTITATGGTGVLMYSADNGANYQTSNVFAALKAGEYKWVVKDANGCMMSGTVNLVNPILISVSVAAVNPSCCEALKDGSITLNASGGTGAFMYSINGGTTYQTSNFFGSLTAGVYNWIVKDANNCVISGTVTLRNPTDPLAKPAAPTVTASFTAYPVPFKDVLTIRYDFDYQSDVTIEVLNSQGMPILSKTDTNSYLGKEIMLHLHTYQGQEQVYLVKVTTDRGSSVKKVMSSK; this is encoded by the coding sequence ATGAAAAAGAATACAATTTTTAAGTTTTTCGATTTCTTATACAACAAAATAATGAGTTGCTTTTTAACGAAAAACTCCACGTCTAAATTAAATTTCAAGAAATTTAATAAGAGACCTACTGTCAATTATTTATCAAGATTGGAGCAGTTTCAATGGCGACAATGGGTCGCAACGTCCCTTTTATTGATAGTGTTTTTGCTATCAAATACAACTATTCAAGCACAAGGCTCCATTAAAGGATTTGTGCCTGTTTTAGCTCCTAAGTCAGGATCTGGAGTTGATGGAGATGCATATGCCCATATGCCCGCCGGGTACGAAAATGTGGGTGATTTATTTGACGCTCAACATCCTGACATAAATGGTCATGGAGTCATTAATCCCTTTACTGGGGAGTTATTGTATCCTGGACAATCTTTTTTTCTGCAGGATAGATATGAAAATGATTTAACCATCTTTACTTCATCTAATAAAATAAATGACAATCCCAATACTTATACTTGGGGGCCGGGCAACTCGCCCAACAAAAATGAAATCCAAAACGCTGGAGCCCATTTCTCATACGGTGATCCTAATTTACCGGGAGGTGTAGCAACCGATTTATGGTGTTTATTTGCGGGTGACCGACAAGTTACCAACGGTAGCAGCTATATTGATTTCGAGTTTTTGCAAAAATCAATGACCATCACTGGTGCTACTATGGCTTCCAATGGCTCTATTACCGGAGGTAGTGGGGGTTTTACCAGTTTGGGTACCGATGGTGGTCGTACACTAGGTGACATTCTGATCACTATCGAGTTTACTAACGGTGGTGGCGATGCTAATGCCGTGATTCGGGTGTGGTCAGCTAAGGCTGGAGGAGGATTTGAATATGTCATTCATCCCAATTCAGAGTTTCTTGGTAAAATATTCATCACTAATAATGACACCGTAACTCACGTTCCCTTTGATGTTTACGGTAGTGATCCAAATGGAACCGGTGTAGGTGGGGATTATGCTCCGAATCAATGGGCCGAAGGAGCCATTAATCTTACGCAGGTATTTAAAAATGCGTTTAAAGATCCTTGTTTTTCAATAAGCACGGTTTTTATTAGAACAAGATCTTCTGGAAGTTCACAACAGTCAGAATTAAAAGATTTCCCTGGCGCTCCTATTCAATTCACTGTGGATGGAAGACCAAAAGGAGTTGCAGTGGCAACAAATCCAGCTTGTAATGGTGGATTTGGTTCTATAGACCTTACCGTTACTGGGGGGACTGCTGGATTTACGTATTCTTGGACTGGTCCAAATAATTTTACTGCATCCACACAAGATATCAGTAATGTATTAGCCGGTACCTATCAATGGCAAATTACGGATTCCAAAGGATGCAAATCATCGGGATCAGTTGTTGTTTCTCAACCGCCAGCGATTGTAGTCTCTTCTGCAGTGTTAGTAAGTCCTAAATGTAATGGTGGAACCGATGGTTCAATCACGATTACTGCTACAGGCGGAACAGGAACTTTGATGTATTCAGCCAATAATGGCACGACTTACCAAGCCTCTAATATCTTCAGCGGATTAACTGCTGGAACGTATTTATGGGCGGTAAAAGATGCCAACAATTGTGTGTTGAAAGGATCCGTTACGATCACTCAACCAACTGCAATCGCTGTATCAGCGGTACTTGTAAGTCCTAAATGTAATGGTGGAACCGATGGTTCAATCACGATTACGGCTTCAGGAGGAACAGGAACACTAATGTATTCAGCTAATGATGGATCTACTTACCAAGCCTCTAATGTCTTCAGCGGATTAACTGCTGGAACGTATTTATGGGCGGTGAAAGATGCCAACAATTGTGTATTGAAAGGATCCGTTACGATCACTCAACCAACTGCAATCGCTGTATCAGCGGTACTTGTAAGTCCTAAATGTAATGGTGGAACCGATGGTTCAATCACGATTACGGCTACAGGAGGAACAGGAACACTGATGTATTCAGCCAATGATGGCTCTACTTACCAAGCCTCTAATGTCTTCAGCGGATTAACTGCTGGAACGTATTTATGGGCGGTGAAAGATGCCAACAATTGTGTGTTGAAAGGATCCGTTACGATCACTCAACCAACCGCAATCGCTGTATCAGCGGTACTTGTAAGTCCTAAATGTAATGGAGGAACCGATGGTTCAATCACGATTACTGCTACAGGCGGAACAGGAACTTTGATGTATTCAGCCAATGATGGCTCAACTTACCAAGCCTCTAATGTCTTCAGCGGATTAACTGCTGGAACGTATCAATGGGCGGTAAAAGATGCCAACAATTGTGTATTAAAAGGATCCGTTACGATCACTCAACCAACCGCAATCGCTGTATCAGCGGTACTTGTAAGTCCTAAATGTAATGGTGGAACCGATGGTTCAATCACGATTACTGCTACAGGCGGAACAGGAACACTGATGTATTCAGCCAATGATGGCTCAACTTACCAAGCCTCTAATGTCTTCAGCGGATTAACTGCTGGAACGTATCTATGGGCGGTAAAAGATGCCAACAATTGTGTATTGAAAGGATCCGTTACGATCACTCAACCAACTGCAATCGCTGTATCAGCTGTACTTGTAAGTCCTAAATGTAATGGTGGAACCGATGGTTCAATCACGATTACCGCTACAGGAGGAACAGGAACACTGATGTATTCAGCCAATGATGGATCAACTTACCAAGCCTCTAATGTCTTCAGCGGATTAACTGCTGGAACGTATTTATGGGCGGTAAAAGATGCCAACAATTGTGTGTTGAAAGGATCCGTTACGATCACTCAACCAACCGCAATCGCTGTATCAGCGGTACTTGTAAGTCCTAAATGTAATGGTGGAACCGATGGTTCAATCACGATTACTGCTACAGGCGGAACAGGAACACTGATGTATTCAGCCAATGATGGCTCTACTTACCAAGCCTCTAATGTCTTCAGCGGATTAACTGCTGGAACCTATCTATGGGCGGTAAAAGATGCCAACAATTGTGTGTTGAAAGGATCTGTTACGATCACTCAACCAACCGCAATCGCTGTATCAGCAGTACTTGTAAGTCCTAAATGTAATGGTGGAACCGATGGTTCAATCACGATTACCGCTTCAGGAGGAACAGGAACACTGATGTATTCAGCCAATGATGGATCAACTTACCAAGCCTCTAATGTCTTCAGCGGATTAACTGCTGGAACGTATTTATGGGCGGTAAAAGATGCCAACAATTGTGTGTTGAAAGGATCCGTTACGATCACTCAACCAACCGCAATCGCTGTATCAGCGGTACTTGTAAGTCCTAAATGTAATGGAGGAACCGATGGTTCAATCACGATTACTGCTACAGGCGGAACAGGAACTTTGATGTATTCAGCCAATGATGGATCAACTTACCAAGCCTCTAATGTCTTCAGCGGATTAACTGCTGGAACGTATTTATGGGCGGTGAAAGATGCCAACAATTGTGTGTTGAAAGGATCCGTTACGATCACTCAACCAACCGCAATCGCTGTATCAGCTGTACTTGTAAGTCCTAAATGTAATGGAGGAACCGATGGTTCAATCACGATTACGGCTACAGGCGGAACAGGAACACTGATGTATTCAGCCAATGATGGATCAACTTACCAAGCCTCTAATGTCTTCAGCGGATTAACTGCTGGAACGTATCTATGGGCGGTAAAAGATGCCAACAATTGTGTATTGAAAGGATCAGTTACGATCACTCAACCAACTGCAATCGCTGTATCAGCGGTACTTGTAAGTCCTAAATGTAATGGTGGAACCGATGGTTCAATCACGATTACCGCTACAGGAGGAACAGGAACTTTGATGTATTCAGCCAATGATGGCACGACTTACCAAGCCTCTAATGTCTTCAGCGGATTAACTGCTGGAACGTATCTATGGGCGGTAAAAGATGCCAACAATTGTGTGTTGAAAGGATCTGTTACGATCACTCAACCAACTATTTTGGTAGCAACAGATGGACATTCTGATGTGAAATGTAACGGAGGAACTGATGGTTCAGTAACCGTAACATTCAGCGGAGGAACAAGTCCTTATATGGTGAACTTTAATGGTGCAGGCTACTTGGCTCAAACTTCTCCAAAATCGTATACAGGTCTTACCGCCGGTACGTACACTTGGATTGTTAAAGATGCCAACGGATGTATCATGCAAGGTTCAGAAACTATTGCACAACCAACTATTTTGGTAGCAACAGATGGACATTCTGATGTGAAATGTAACGGTGGAACTGATGGTTCAGTTACCGTAACATTCTCAGGTGGAACAGCTCCTTATATGGTGAACTTCAATGGTGCAGGCTTCGTGGCTCAAACTTCTCCAAAATCGTACACAGGTCTTACCGCAGGTACGTACACTTGGATTGTTAAAGATGCGTATGGATGTGAACAATCTGGTTCCGAAACTATTGCACAACCAACTATTTTGGTAGCAACAGATGCTCATACTGATGTGAAATGTAACGGAGGAACTGATGGTTCCGTAACCGTAACATTCTCAGGTGGAACAGCTCCTTATATGGTGAACTTCAATGGCGCAGGCTACTTGGCTCAAACTTCTCCAAAAGCGTACACAGGTCTTACCGCCGGTACGTATACTTGGATTGTAAAAGATGCCAACGGATGTACTATGCAAGGTTCAGAAACTATTGCACAACCAACTATTTTGGTAGCAACAGATGCCCATTCTGATGTGAAATGTAACGGAGGAACTGATGGTTCCGTAACCGTGACATTCAGCGGAGGAACAAGTCCTTATATGGTGAACTTCAACGGTGCAGGCTACTTGGCTCAAACCTCTCCAAAATCGTACACAGGTCTTACCGCCGGTACGTACACTTGGATTGTTAAAGATGCCAACGGATGTATTATGCAAGGTTCCGAAACTATTTCACAACCAACTATTTTGGTAGCAACAGATGGACATTCTGATGTGAAATGTAACGGAGGAACTGATGGTTCAGTTACCGTAACATTCAGCGGAGGAACAAGTCCTTATATGGTGAACTTCAACGGTGCAGGCTACTTGGCTCAAACCTCTCCAAAATCGTACACAGGTCTTACCGCCGGTACGTACACTTGGATTGTAAAAGATGCCAACGGATGTATTATGGAAGGTTCAGAAACTATTGCACAACCAACTATTTTGGTAGCAACAGATGGACATTCTGATGTGAAATGTAACGGAGGAACTGATGGTTCCGTAACCGTAACATTCAGCGGAGGAACAAGTCCTTATATGGTGAACTTTAATGGTGCAGGCTACTTGGCTCAAACTTCTCCAAAATCGTATACAGGTCTTACAGCCGGTACGTACACTTGGGTTGTAAAAGATGCCAACGGATGTATTATGGAAGGTTCCGAAACTATTGCACAACCGACTATTTTGGTGGCAACAGATGGACATTCTGATGTGAAATGTAACGGAGGAACTGATGGTTCCGTAACCGTAACATTCAGCGGAGGAACAAGTCCTTATATGGTGAACTTCAACGGTGCAGGCTACTTGGCTCAAACCTCTCCAAAATCGTACACAGGTCTTACAGCCGGTACGTACACTTGGATTGTTAAAGATGCCAACGGATGTATTATGGAAGGTTCCGAAACTATTGCACAACCAACTATTTTGGTAGCAACAGATGGACATTCTGATGTGAAATGTAACGGAGGAACTGATGGTTCAGTAACCGTAACATTCAGCGGAGGAACAAGTCCTTATATGGTGAACTTCAACGGTGCAGGCTACTTGGCTCAAACCTCTCCAAAATCGTACACAGGTCTTACCGCCGGTACGTACACTTGGATTGTTAAAGATGCCAACGGATGTATTATGGAAGGTTCCGAAACTATTGCACAACCAACTATTTTGGTAGCAACAGATGGACATTCTGATGTGAAATGTAACGGAGGAACTGATGGTTCAGTAACCGTAACATTCAGCGGCGGAACAAGTCCTTATATGGTGAACTTCAACGGTGCAGGCTACTTGGCTCAAACGTCTCCAAAATCGTACACAGGTCTTACCGCCGGTACATACACTTGGATTGTTAAAGATGCCAACGGATGTATTATGCAAGGTTCCGAAACTATTGCACAGCCAGCATTGCTTGTGGCTAATGTTACTCCAATAAATCCTAAATGTTGTTATGATCCTGACGGTTCAATAACCATTTCTGCTACTGGAGGTACAGGAACACTGATGTATTCCATCAATAATGGAACATCTTACCAAACATCTAATGTATTTAGCGGATTACTTGCTGGAACATATAACTGGGTGGTAAAAGATGCTAATAATTGCATCTTGAGAGGTACGGTTACTTTAACCAATCCTCCATTGATTGTCGCAACATCAATTCTTGTGAATCCTAAATGTAATGGAGGAACAGACGGTTCGATTACGATTATCGCTTCAGGAGGTACTGGTACATTAACGTACTCCATTGATCAAGGTCTTACTTATCAATCATCCAATGTGTTTACAGGCCTTGCGGCAGGAGAATACAAATGGAGAGTGAAAGATGCCAATGGCTGCTTATTGAAAGGTACGTTTATCTTGACCACTCCACCAGCGGTGACAGTAACAGCAACTCTTGTGAATCCTAAATGTAATGGAGGAACTGACGGTTCGATTACTGTTAATGCTACGGGAGGAACTGCTCCTTTGATGTACTCTCTAAATGATGGTGCTACTTACCAATCGTCTAATGTGTTTACTGCTTTAGCAGCTGGACAATATCAATGGGCGGTTAAAGAGAACAATGGTTGTATTTCCAGAGGTACGGTTAATTTAATTAATCCTGTAATGATAGTTGCATCAGCAACACCTACAAATCCTAAATGTAATGGAGGAGCCGACGGTTCATTTACCATCACAGCAACAGGAGGAACAGGGGTATTGATGTACTCTGCAGATAATGGAGCAAATTACCAAACTTCTAATGTATTTGCTGCTCTTAAGGCTGGGGAATACAAATGGGTGGTAAAAGATGCCAATGGATGTATGATGAGTGGAACTGTTAACTTAGTGAATCCGATATTAATTTCGGTATCTGTAGCGGCAGTAAACCCTTCATGTTGTGAAGCTTTAAAAGATGGTTCAATCACATTGAACGCTTCTGGCGGAACGGGTGCATTCATGTATTCCATCAATGGTGGAACTACGTACCAAACATCTAATTTCTTTGGTAGTTTAACTGCGGGAGTGTACAATTGGATTGTGAAAGATGCGAACAACTGTGTTATAAGCGGTACGGTTACTTTACGTAACCCAACTGATCCACTTGCTAAACCAGCTGCGCCAACTGTGACTGCTAGTTTTACAGCATATCCAGTTCCTTTTAAAGATGTTCTTACAATCAGATACGATTTTGATTACCAATCTGACGTCACAATTGAAGTATTAAATTCACAAGGAATGCCTATACTTTCAAAAACTGATACTAATAGTTATTTAGGCAAAGAAATTATGCTACACCTTCATACATATCAAGGTCAAGAGCAAGTTTATCTTGTCAAAGTAACTACTGATAGAGGAAGTAGCGTTAAAAAAGTAATGTCTTCTAAATAA